The proteins below come from a single Triticum aestivum cultivar Chinese Spring chromosome 5D, IWGSC CS RefSeq v2.1, whole genome shotgun sequence genomic window:
- the LOC123125639 gene encoding uncharacterized protein, protein MSAEMRTTARPRCALCGARADVHCQADAAFLCAPCDAEVHGANLLASRHRRTRIPPRNDARVSARRMGLEDAGAARLRPAAANDVRARCGSTLQVWARRMGLDAGAACVCAAAAGRTVWVDFAAVAPRIPLRVAMAASLWREVAAHAAGHEPGYALQRLVAQTCRRVCLWRRRR, encoded by the coding sequence ATGTCTGCGGAGATGCGCACCACCGCGAGGCCACGCTGCGCTCTGTGCGGCGCGAGGGCGGACGTGCACTGCCAGGCCGACGCCGCGTTCCTCTGCGCGCCGTGCGACGCCGAGGTGCACGGCGCCAACCTCCTCGCGTCCCGCCACCGCCGCACGCGCATCCCGCCGCGCAACGACGCCCGCGTTTCGGCCAGGCGGATGGGCCTGGAGGACGCGGGGGCTGCGCGCCTGCGTCCCGCGGCAGCCAACGACGTTCGCGCGCGCTGCGGGTCGACGCTCCAGGTTTGGGCCCGGCGGATGGGCCTGGATGCGGGGGCTGCATGCGTGTGTGCCGCCGCAGCTGGCCGCACGGTCTGGGTCGACTTCGCCGCCGTGGCGCCACGCATACCGCTGCGCGTCGCCATGGCTGCCTCGCTGTGGAGGGAGGTGGCGGCTCACGCCGCCGGCCATGAGCCTGGCTACGCGCTCCAGCGCCTGGTAGCGCAGACGTGCCGGCGAGTTTGCTTGTGGAGGCGGCGGCGTTGA